The Pyrenophora tritici-repentis strain M4 chromosome 8, whole genome shotgun sequence genome contains a region encoding:
- a CDS encoding Arabinose efflux permease — MGLSKSTRIMILLGIDTAFFFVELIAGYTVHSLALVADSFHMLNDVISLLVGLWAVKVASQKTNSKTYTYGWQRAETLGALINGVFLVALCLSIFLEAIQRFVEPQEVSHPVIILIVGSCGLLSNIVGLFLFHDHGHSHGGHSHGHDAHSHAEEGHSHGVDAHDHEVADERGNVADVLPQNRIGFPSNLTQSPTKNGASPSPNADRRRSSISKKNKRHSRSQSRTYATLDEIYVHPSSFRNSIIESSRLHDEEADDEDNNTPDEEPTEQTSLLGQSKSNGSHGHSHAHGKPAKNDQHKDHKHNQPREQASGGGHGHSHADLNMRGVFLHVMGDALGNIGVIATALFIWLTDYSWRMYADPAVSLLITVIILLSALPLCKAASRILLQAVPENMSIDDITDDITDLDGIISCHHLHVWQLSDTKLVASLHVQVNFDFKDEGSARYMDLARQIRECLHQYGIHSSTIQPEFCLNASHDHSAQASDESGTEDGGRISKNPSVKGAADSCLLECPDSCGGNKQCCEPGTTGPNTSS, encoded by the exons ATGGGGCTCTCCAAGTCGACGCGGATTATGATACTACTGGGGATTGACActgccttcttcttcgttgAGCTGATTGCGGGTTATACGGTGCATTCTCTCGCTCTGGTCGCCGACTCCTTTCACATG TTAAATGATGTAATATCCCTCTTGGTCGGACTATGGGCCGTCAAGGTCGCCAGCCAAAAGACCAACTCCAAGACATACACGTACGGG TGGCAACGCGCCGAAACTCTGGGTGCCTTGATCAACGGCGTCTTCCTCGTCGCACTATGCCTTTCCATCTTCCTCGAAGCGATTCAGCGATTTGTTGAGCCACAAGAAGTCTCGCATCCTGTCATCATTCTTATCGTCGGTTCTTGCGGCCTCCTATCGAACATTGTTGGCCTCTTCCTTTTCCACGACCACGGTCACAGCCACGGCGGTCACTCACACGGACACGACGCACATTCACATGCCGAGGAGGGACACTCTCACGGTGTAGATGCACACGATCATGAAGTGGCGGATGAGAGGGGTAATGTGGCGGATGTGCTACCTCAAAACCGCATCGGCTTCCCCTCGAACCTGACGCAGAGCCCCACCAAGAATGGAGCATCGCCTTCTCCCAATGCCGACAGGCGCCGATCCTCTATCTCCAAGAAGAACAAGCGCCACAGCAGGTCCCAATCACGGACATATGCCACTCTGGACGAAATCTACGTACACCCTTCCTCTTTCAGGAACAGCATCATAGAATCATCTAGACTACACGACGAGGAGGCTGATGACGAGGACAACAACACACCGGACGAAGAACCGACTGAGCAAACGTCGTTGTTGGGCCAGTCTAAAAGCAACGGCTCCCACGGTCATTCACACGCACACGGCAAGCCAGCAAAGAACGATCAGCACAAGGACCACAAGCACAACCAGCCCAGGGAACAAGCATCTGGTGGCGGCCATGGACACTCTCACGCTGACCTAAACATGCGTGGTGTCTTTCTGCATGTCATGGGAGATGCTCTTGGTAACATTGGTGTCATTGCAACTGCCCTATTCATCTGGCTTACCGACTACTCGTGGAGGATGTATGCTGACCCCGCCGTGTCTCTCCTGATCACCGTCATCATCCTTCTCTCTGCATTGCCATTGTGCAAGGCGGCATCTCGTATCCTGCTCCAGGCCGTCCCGGAGAACATGTCGATTGACGATATTACCGACGACATCACGGACCTTGACGGTATCATCTCTTGCCATCATCTCCATGTCTGGCAACTGTCTGATACCAAGCTTGTTGCCTCGCTGCACGTTCAGGTCAACTTTGACTTCAAGGATGAGGGCTCAGCACGCTACATGGATCTTGCACGCCAGATCCGCGAATGCCTTCACCAATATGGTATTCACTCTTCCACGATCCAGCCCGAGTTCTGCCTCAACGCCAGCCATGATCACTCAGCGCAGGCTTCTGATGAGAGTGGCACCGAAGATGGTGGTCGCATCAGCAAGAACCCCAGTGTCAAGGGCGCGGCTGATTCGTGTCTCCTCGAGTGTCCGGACAGCTGCGGCGGAAACAAGCAGTGCTGTGAGCCTGGCACTACTGGCCCCAACACGTCCTCGTAA
- a CDS encoding PTR2, Dipeptide-tripeptide permease — MATAHETTAAEALQHGQEVADHKPHLYGATVNDDNVAGAHVTLEKEHGAAASSSDSVSVVVEEDGIGGIRPTAEEMATLRKVGEPLPKSAFLVAIVELCERFTYYGASGIFQNYIARPRSGENGRGALGMGHQGATGLSTFFQFWCYVTPILGAVIADQYLGKYNTIVIFCCVYIVGLLVLTLTSIPTALDHGAGLGGFVVAVIIIGLGTGGIKSNVAPLIADQYKRRQMVIGKDDKTGERVIIDPAITIQRIYMIFYWCINAGSLSLLATPYMERDIDFWSAYLLCLCVFFVGLLVLVLGRKVYVVRPPQGSIITDAFRAMWMMIKSRKLDAAKPSYQAALGKNAVLPWDDHFVEELKRALIACQVFCFYPIYWVVYGNFSNNFVTQAGQMRGHGIPNDLMQNFDPIAIIVFLPVVDQWLMPMLRKHKIPFPPINRIVAGFWLGSLAMVYACVIQYYIYKAGPCYGKPLCDADMINGVHQGNNIHIAAQTGAYMLIGISEIFASVTGLEYAYTKAPPSMKSFVQSMYLLTNAFGSAISEAFNPVLYDPAIEYLFAGLAGASFIAGCLIWVLFHHLNAEEDQMNMLDEDYDKDPTLRRSSVQGNRTVGVHHEIDEKA; from the exons ATGGCTACCGCTCATGAGACTACTGC CGCCGAGGCACTCCAGCATGGTCAAGAGGTCGCTGATCACAAGCCTCACCTGTACGGCGCCACAGTCAACGACGACAATGTCGCCGGCGCGCACGTCACCCTCGAGAAGGAACATGGTGCTGCTGCTTCCAGTTCCGACTCTGTCTCCGTCGTCGTAGAAGAGGATGGTATTGGCGGTATCAGGCCTACAGCCGAGGAGATGGCTACCCTCCGCAAGGTCGGTGAGCCTCTCCCTAAGAGTGCTTTCCTTGTCGCCATCGTCGAACTCTGCGAGCGTTTCACCTACTACGGCGCCTCTGGTATCTTCCAAAACTACATTGCGCGTCCCCGCAGCGGTGAAAATGGTCGTGGTGCGCTCGGTATGGGCCACCAGGGAGCCACTGGTCTCTCCACCTTCTTCCAGTTCTGGTGCTACGTAACTCCCATTCTCGGTGCCGTCATTGCCGATCAATACCTCGGAAAGTACAACACCATCGTCATCTTCTGCTGCGTCTACATCGTCGGTCTGCTCGTCCTCACTCTTACCTCCATTCCGACTGCTCTCGATCATGGCGCTGGTCTCGGTGGTTTCGTCGTTGCTGTCATCATTATCGGTCTCGGAACTGGTGGTATCAAGTCTAACGTTGCGCCTTTGATTGCCGATCAGTACAAGAGGAGACAGATGGTTATTGGCAAGGATGACAAGACTGGCGAGCGCGTCATCATCGACCCTGCGATTACCATTCAGAGGATTTACATG ATCTTTTACTGGTGCATCAATGCTGGATCTCTGTCCCTGCTGGCTACCCCCTACATGGAGCGTGATATCGACTTCTGGTCAGCCTACCTCCTGTGTCTCtgcgtcttcttcgtcggTCTCCTGGTTCTCGTTCTCGGCCGCAAAGTCTACGTTGTCCGACCGCCTCAAGGATCGATCATCACTGACGCCTTCCGCGCCATGTGGATGATGATCAAGTCCCGCAAACTCGATGCTGCTAAGCCTTCTTACCAAGCCGCTCTTGGCAAGAATGCTGTTCTCCCATGGGACGACCACTTCGTCGAGGAGCTAAAGCGTGCTCTTATTGCTTGCCAGGTCTTCTGCTTCTACCCCATCTACTGGGTCGTATACGGTAACTTCTCCAACAACTTCGTCACTCAGGCTGGTCAGATGCGTGGCCATGGAATCCCCAACGATTTGATGCAGAACTTCGACCCTATTGCCATTATCGTCTTTCTGCCAGTTGTGGACCAGTGGCTGATGCCCATGCTCCGCAAGCACAAGATTCCGTTCCCTCCGATCAACCGTATTGTAGCTGGTTTCTGGCTCGGCTCCCTGGCCATGGTCTACGCCTGTGTCATCCAATACTACATCTACAAAGCCGGACCTTGCTACGGTAAGCCTCTCTGCGACGCCGACATGATCAATGGTGTGCACCAGGGCAACAACATCCACATTGCCGCGCAAACCGGTGCCTACATGCTCATCGGTATCTCTGAGATCTTCGCCTCCGTCACTGGTCTTGAGTACGCGTACACCAAAGCACCTCCTAGCATGAAGTCCTTTGTCCAGTCCATGTACCTACTCACCAACGCTTTCGGATCCGCCATCTCCGAGGCTTTCAACCCCGTTCTCTACGACCCGGCGATTGAGTACCTGTTTGCTGGTCTCGCGGGTGCGTCGTTCATTGCCGGATGCCTTATCTGGGTCTTGTTCCACCACCTCAACGCCGAGGAGGACCAGATGAACATGTTGGATGAGGACTACGACAAGGACCCGACACTCAGGAGGTCTAGTGTGCAAGGCAACCGTACCGTCGGTGTGCACCATGAGATTGATGAGAAGGCATAG